The following coding sequences lie in one Paracidovorax avenae genomic window:
- a CDS encoding Bug family tripartite tricarboxylate transporter substrate binding protein, whose product MPFSRRTLLHATALALASASAAAQTAAPWPAKPLRIVVPYPPGGSSDIIARAISQPLSEALKQPVVVENKPGANGNLGADFVAKAAPDGYTLLLCDVGALAISPSVYTKLPFDPSKDLRGTTMLAYSPHMLVVHPSVPARNLKELIALSRTSDLNFAVTATGSAPHLAGVALAAASGARWQYVPYKGGVTAIQDTMAGQTQVLMNGMLATLPHVQSGKLKVLGLSKGTRMPLLPDVPTIAEQGVPGFESGTWQGVLVPRGTPEAVVQRINAALISVIRTPDIRSRLTGQGAEVVTMAPAEQDRFFEKERARWAGVVSAAQIRLD is encoded by the coding sequence CCGCCCTGGCCCTCGCCAGCGCGTCCGCCGCTGCGCAGACGGCGGCGCCCTGGCCCGCCAAGCCGCTGCGCATCGTCGTTCCCTACCCGCCGGGCGGCAGCTCGGACATCATCGCCCGCGCCATCAGCCAGCCCCTCTCGGAAGCCCTGAAGCAGCCGGTGGTGGTGGAGAACAAGCCCGGCGCCAACGGCAACCTGGGCGCGGACTTCGTGGCCAAGGCCGCGCCGGACGGCTACACGCTGCTGCTGTGCGACGTGGGCGCCCTGGCGATCAGCCCCTCGGTCTATACCAAGCTGCCTTTCGATCCCTCCAAAGATCTGCGCGGCACGACGATGCTCGCCTACTCGCCCCACATGCTGGTGGTGCATCCCTCCGTGCCGGCCCGCAACCTCAAGGAGCTGATCGCGCTGTCGCGCACGAGCGACCTGAACTTCGCCGTGACGGCCACGGGCAGCGCGCCGCACCTGGCCGGCGTGGCCCTCGCCGCGGCCAGCGGCGCGCGCTGGCAGTACGTGCCCTACAAGGGCGGTGTGACGGCCATCCAGGACACCATGGCCGGCCAGACCCAGGTGCTCATGAACGGCATGCTCGCCACCCTGCCCCACGTGCAGAGCGGCAAGCTGAAAGTGCTCGGGCTTTCCAAGGGCACCCGCATGCCCCTGCTGCCCGACGTGCCCACCATCGCCGAGCAGGGCGTCCCGGGCTTCGAGTCGGGCACCTGGCAAGGCGTGCTGGTGCCCCGCGGCACGCCCGAGGCAGTCGTCCAGCGCATCAACGCCGCACTCATTTCCGTCATCCGAACCCCCGACATCCGCTCGCGCCTGACCGGCCAGGGTGCCGAAGTGGTCACGATGGCGCCCGCCGAGCAGGACCGCTTCTTCGAAAAGGAACGTGCCCGCTGGGCCGGCGTCGTGTCCGCGGCGCAGATCCGGCTGGACTGA